Proteins encoded together in one Mastomys coucha isolate ucsf_1 unplaced genomic scaffold, UCSF_Mcou_1 pScaffold16, whole genome shotgun sequence window:
- the Prmt6 gene encoding protein arginine N-methyltransferase 6 — MSLSKKRKLESGGGGAGGEGTEEENGEEQEAALPRPRRTKRERDQLYYECYSDVSIHEEMIADRVRTDAYRLGILRNWAALRGKTVLDVGAGTGILSIFCAQAGARRVYAVEASAIWQQAQEVVRLNGLEDRVHVLPGPVETVELPEQVDAIVSEWMGYGLLHESMLSSVLHARTKWLKEGGLLLPASAELFVAPISDQMLEWRLGFWSQVKQHYGVDMSCMESFATRCLMGHSEIVVQDLSGEDVLARPQRFAQLELARAGLEQELEAGVGGRFRFSCYGSAPLHGFAIWFQVTFPGGDSEKPLVLSTSPFNPATHWKQSLLYLNEPVPVEQDTDISGEITLLPSRDNPRRLRILLRYKVGDHEEKTKDFAMED, encoded by the coding sequence ATGTCGCTGAGCAAGAAAAGAAAGCTTGAGTCGGGGGGCGGCGGCGCAGGAGGGGAGGGAACTGAGGAGGAGAATGGCGAGGAGCAGGAGGCAGCCCTGCCACGACCCCGGAGGACCAAGCGCGAGCGAGACCAGCTGTACTACGAGTGCTACTCCGACGTATCGATCCACGAGGAGATGATCGCTGACCGCGTCCGCACCGACGCCTATCGCTTAGGCATCCTGAGAAACTGGGCCGCGCTGCGAGGCAAGACCGTGCTGGACGTGGGCGCCGGCACCGGCATTCTTAGCATCTTCTGCGCCCAGGCCGGGGCCCGGCGCGTGTACGCCGTGGAGGCCAGCGCCATCTGGCAACAGGCCCAGGAGGTGGTGCGGCTCAACGGGTTAGAGGACCGCGTGCACGTCCTGCCGGGCCCGGTGGAGACAGTGGAGCTGCCGGAGCAAGTGGACGCCATCGTAAGCGAGTGGATGGGTTACGGACTACTGCACGAGTCCATGCTGAGCTCTGTGCTCCACGCGCGGACCAAATGGCTGAAGGAGGGCGGTCTCCTCCTGCCAGCTTCCGCGGAGCTCTTCGTGGCCCCGATCAGCGACCAGATGCTAGAATGGCGTCTGGGTTTCTGGAGCCAGGTGAAGCAGCACTATGGCGTGGATATGAGCTGCATGGAAAGCTTCGCCACGCGCTGCCTCATGGGCCATTCGGAGATCGTGGTGCAGGATCTGTCCGGAGAGGATGTGCTGGCCCGGCCGCAGCGCTTTGCCCAGCTCGAGCTGGCCCGCGCCGGCCTGGAGCAGGAGCTGGAGGCTGGTGTGGGCGGGCGCTTCCGCTTCAGCTGCTACGGTTCCGCGCCTCTTCACGGTTTTGCTATCTGGTTTCAAGTGACCTTTCCTGGAGGGGACTCGGAGAAACCTCTGGTGCTGTCCACCTCGCCTTTTAACCCGGCCACACACTGGAAGCAGTCGCTCCTCTACTTGAATGAGCCGGTGCCAGTGGAACAAGATACGGACATTTCAGGAGAGATCACCCTGCTGCCCTCCCGGGACAACCCCCGGCGTCTGCGCATACTTCTGCGCTACAAAGTGGGGGACCACGAGGAAAAGACCAAAGACTTTGCCATGGAGGACTGA